In Brevundimonas subvibrioides, a genomic segment contains:
- the flhA gene encoding flagellar biosynthesis protein FlhA: MMKDGMARPTGGDIRGWLLRGEVGMAVGVIGVILLLILPVPKFLLDLLLAISLVSSVLILMTALMMKRPLDFAIFPTVLLVSTLFRLGLNLASTRLVLSHGHEGHDAAGQVINAFGQLMMGGSFIIGIIIFAIILVVNFVVITKGSTRIAEVSARFTLDSMPGKQMAIDADLSSGLITEDQAKLRRKELEQESTFFGAMDGASKFVRGDAVAGLIIVAINAIGGILIGTVQHGLPIAEAANTYIQLTIGDGLVTQVPAIIISIAAGFLVSKAGVEGSADKALVAQLATNPVSLGMVSAAAGLLALIPGMPIIPFAALAIGAGFMAWRLGRAKLKPPPAETDAANAKPKDDVEEPIGTALTIDEVKIELGYSLLTLINDLEGRRLTDQVRALRRALAQEYGFVMPSVRILDNMRLPNQGYAIRIKEMEAGAGEVRLGSLMAMDPAGRQVELPGEHTKEPAFGLPATWIDESLREEATFRGYTIVDPATVLTTHLTEILKENMADLLSYAEVQKLIKELGVEEKKLVDELVPSVVTVTTLQRVLQALLREKVSIRDLGAILEGLAEAAPHSSSVTTLVEHVRTRLARQLCWQYKGEDGALPIITLSPEWESAFAEALVGGGEEKQLAMAPSRLQDFIRAVRDVFERAAMSGESAVLLTGPQIRPYVRSIIERFRGQTVVMSQNEVHPRARLRTLGSV, from the coding sequence ATGATGAAGGACGGCATGGCCCGTCCGACCGGGGGCGACATCCGGGGCTGGCTGCTGCGTGGCGAAGTAGGGATGGCCGTCGGGGTGATCGGCGTCATCCTGCTGCTGATCCTGCCGGTGCCCAAGTTCCTGCTGGACCTGCTGCTGGCCATCAGCCTGGTCTCGTCCGTGCTGATCCTGATGACGGCGCTGATGATGAAGCGGCCGCTGGACTTCGCCATCTTCCCGACGGTTCTGCTGGTCTCGACCCTGTTCCGGCTGGGCCTGAACCTGGCCTCGACCCGGCTGGTGCTCAGCCACGGCCACGAGGGCCACGACGCGGCCGGTCAGGTCATCAACGCCTTCGGGCAGTTGATGATGGGCGGCAGCTTCATCATCGGCATCATCATCTTCGCCATCATCCTGGTGGTGAACTTCGTGGTCATCACCAAGGGCTCGACCCGCATCGCCGAGGTCAGCGCCCGCTTCACCCTCGACTCCATGCCGGGCAAGCAGATGGCCATCGATGCCGACCTGTCCTCGGGCCTGATCACCGAGGACCAGGCCAAGCTGCGTCGCAAGGAACTGGAGCAGGAATCGACCTTCTTCGGGGCCATGGACGGTGCGTCCAAATTCGTGCGCGGCGACGCGGTCGCAGGGCTGATCATCGTGGCGATCAATGCCATCGGCGGTATTCTGATCGGGACGGTCCAGCATGGCCTGCCGATCGCCGAGGCGGCCAACACCTATATCCAGCTGACCATCGGCGATGGTCTGGTCACCCAGGTCCCGGCCATCATCATCTCCATCGCCGCGGGCTTCCTCGTGTCCAAGGCCGGTGTCGAGGGCTCGGCCGACAAGGCTCTGGTCGCGCAGCTGGCCACCAATCCCGTCAGCCTCGGCATGGTGTCGGCCGCAGCCGGTCTGCTGGCCCTGATCCCCGGCATGCCGATCATCCCGTTCGCGGCCCTGGCCATCGGCGCGGGCTTCATGGCCTGGCGCCTTGGCCGGGCGAAGCTGAAGCCCCCGCCCGCCGAGACCGACGCCGCCAATGCCAAGCCCAAGGACGACGTCGAGGAGCCCATCGGCACCGCCCTGACCATCGACGAGGTCAAGATCGAGCTGGGCTATTCCCTGCTGACGCTGATCAACGACCTGGAGGGTCGCCGCCTGACCGATCAGGTGCGGGCCCTGCGCCGCGCCCTGGCCCAGGAATACGGCTTCGTCATGCCGTCGGTGCGTATCCTCGACAACATGCGTCTGCCGAACCAGGGCTATGCCATCCGCATCAAGGAGATGGAGGCGGGCGCCGGCGAGGTGCGGCTGGGCTCGCTGATGGCCATGGACCCGGCGGGGCGTCAGGTCGAACTGCCCGGCGAGCACACCAAGGAACCCGCCTTCGGCCTGCCGGCGACCTGGATCGACGAGAGCCTGCGCGAAGAGGCGACGTTCCGCGGCTACACCATCGTCGATCCCGCGACTGTGCTGACCACCCATCTGACCGAAATCCTCAAGGAGAACATGGCCGATCTGCTCAGCTATGCCGAGGTGCAGAAGCTGATCAAGGAACTGGGCGTCGAGGAAAAGAAGCTGGTCGACGAACTGGTGCCGTCGGTCGTCACCGTCACCACCCTGCAGCGCGTGCTGCAGGCGCTGCTGCGCGAGAAGGTGTCGATCCGCGATCTCGGGGCCATCCTCGAAGGTCTGGCCGAGGCCGCGCCGCATTCCTCGTCCGTCACCACCCTGGTCGAGCACGTCCGCACCCGCCTGGCCCGTCAACTGTGCTGGCAATACAAGGGCGAGGACGGAGCCCTGCCGATCATCACCCTGTCGCCCGAATGGGAAAGCGCCTTTGCCGAGGCCCTCGTCGGGGGCGGCGAGGAAAAGCAGCTGGCCATGGCCCCGTCACGGCTTCAGGACTTCATCCGCGCCGTCCGCGACGTGTTCGAACGCGCCGCCATGTCTGGCGAAAGCGCCGTCCTGCTGACCGGCCCGCAGATCCGGCCCTATGTCCGCTCGATCATCGAACGCTTCCGGGGCCAGACCGTGGTCATGAGCCAGAACGAGGTTCATCCCAGGGCGCGGCTGCGGACCCTGGGCAGCGTCTAG
- the bla gene encoding class A beta-lactamase, whose protein sequence is MFVSDRRSVLSGLGALCLMGCAPKASPAAAPAPTVPEAFDLSALEAEHGGRLGVFAHDLGSGRQLTARGDERFVYCSTFKMYLAAAILMRVQAGQERLDRAIPITRADMLDHAPVTEPAVGGSLTVEQLMKGTVEVSDNPAANLLLKALGGLDAMRAFYRGIGDETTRVDRFEPEMNRLDGDKDTITPGQSAANLHRLFVDPTSSLSAESKTMLLGWMVSSPTGVDRLKAGVPDGWRVAHKTGTGGYGPTNDIGILYPPTGDPVIVAAYYHAGRDTSDARNAAVIAEATRLALTRLGRA, encoded by the coding sequence ATGTTCGTCTCGGACCGCAGAAGCGTCCTGAGTGGCCTCGGTGCACTCTGCCTGATGGGCTGTGCGCCAAAGGCGTCGCCCGCAGCTGCGCCGGCACCGACCGTCCCCGAAGCGTTCGACCTGTCCGCTCTTGAAGCAGAGCACGGCGGCCGCCTCGGCGTCTTCGCCCACGACCTCGGCTCGGGCCGTCAGCTGACCGCGCGCGGCGACGAGCGGTTTGTCTATTGCTCGACGTTCAAGATGTATCTGGCGGCCGCGATCCTGATGCGGGTCCAGGCCGGTCAGGAACGGCTCGACCGCGCCATTCCGATCACCCGTGCCGACATGCTCGATCACGCCCCGGTGACCGAACCCGCCGTCGGCGGGAGCCTGACCGTCGAACAGTTGATGAAGGGCACGGTCGAGGTCTCCGACAATCCGGCCGCCAATCTGCTGCTGAAGGCGCTGGGCGGCCTCGACGCCATGCGCGCCTTCTACCGCGGCATCGGCGACGAGACGACCCGCGTCGATCGCTTCGAGCCCGAGATGAACCGGCTGGACGGCGACAAGGACACCATCACCCCGGGCCAGTCCGCCGCCAACCTGCATCGCCTGTTCGTTGACCCGACCTCGTCCCTGTCGGCGGAGTCGAAGACCATGCTGCTGGGATGGATGGTCTCATCCCCCACCGGCGTCGACCGGCTCAAGGCCGGCGTGCCGGACGGCTGGCGGGTCGCGCACAAGACCGGAACCGGCGGCTACGGACCGACCAACGACATCGGCATCCTGTATCCACCGACCGGTGATCCGGTCATCGTCGCCGCCTACTACCACGCCGGCCGCGACACCTCGGATGCCCGGAACGCCGCGGTGATCGCCGAGGCGACGCGCCTTGCCCTGACCCGCCTGGGTCGCGCGTGA
- a CDS encoding sigma-54 interaction domain-containing protein encodes MRLLVVGRLSGQLAAAVKMAMAHGAKVNHVERTDQATEQLRRGQGADLLMVDYNLDIGALIAANEAERIFVPVVACGVDNDADKAAAAIRAGAKEFIPLPPEADLIAAVLAAVADDERPLISADPSMQAVIKLADQVARSEASILITGESGVGKEVMARYLHTHSKRAERPFISVNCAAIPDNLLESELFGHEKGAFTGAVARRIGKFEEADGGTLLLDEISEMDARLQAKLLRAIQERIIDRVGGTRPVPVNIRIIATSNRDLAKAVAEGTFREDLLYRLNVVNLRLPALRERPGDVAVLADHFVKKYAAANGVPVRPLSLDARRALAAHRWPGNVRELENAMHRAVLLAIGSEIDAQAIRLPDGQPLMGAVGGAVDNGLAGRAAQTADAVSRAYVGQTVAQMEKTLILDTLTHCLGNRTHAANILGISIRTLRNKLNEYADEGTQIMAPQTGIATAGYGVSAA; translated from the coding sequence ATGCGGCTTCTGGTGGTTGGACGGCTCTCGGGCCAGCTCGCGGCGGCGGTGAAGATGGCCATGGCGCACGGCGCCAAGGTGAATCACGTCGAGCGCACCGATCAGGCGACCGAACAGCTCCGGCGCGGGCAGGGGGCCGACCTGCTGATGGTCGACTACAACCTCGACATCGGGGCCCTGATCGCCGCCAACGAGGCCGAACGGATTTTCGTGCCGGTGGTCGCCTGCGGCGTCGACAATGATGCGGACAAGGCGGCCGCCGCCATCCGGGCGGGGGCCAAGGAGTTCATCCCCCTTCCGCCCGAGGCCGACCTGATCGCCGCCGTCCTGGCCGCCGTCGCCGACGACGAGCGTCCGCTGATCTCGGCGGATCCCTCGATGCAGGCCGTGATCAAGCTGGCCGACCAGGTCGCGCGCTCCGAGGCCTCTATCCTCATCACCGGCGAAAGCGGCGTCGGTAAGGAGGTAATGGCCCGTTATCTCCATACCCATTCCAAACGCGCCGAACGCCCTTTCATCAGTGTCAACTGTGCCGCCATCCCCGACAATCTGCTGGAATCCGAACTGTTCGGCCACGAGAAGGGGGCCTTCACCGGCGCGGTTGCCCGCCGGATCGGGAAGTTCGAGGAGGCCGACGGCGGAACCCTGCTGCTGGACGAAATCTCTGAGATGGACGCCCGGCTTCAGGCCAAGCTGCTGCGCGCGATCCAGGAGCGGATCATCGACAGGGTCGGCGGCACCAGGCCCGTGCCGGTCAACATCCGCATCATCGCCACCTCCAACCGCGATCTGGCCAAGGCCGTGGCCGAGGGCACGTTCCGCGAGGACCTGCTGTACCGCCTGAACGTCGTGAACCTGCGCCTGCCCGCCCTGCGCGAGCGGCCGGGCGACGTGGCAGTCCTGGCCGACCACTTCGTCAAGAAATACGCCGCCGCCAATGGCGTGCCGGTGCGGCCGCTGTCGCTGGATGCACGCCGTGCGCTGGCCGCCCACCGCTGGCCCGGGAATGTGCGGGAGCTGGAAAACGCCATGCACCGTGCGGTCCTGCTGGCCATCGGGTCGGAGATCGACGCGCAGGCCATCCGCCTGCCGGACGGACAACCCCTGATGGGGGCAGTGGGCGGGGCGGTCGACAATGGACTGGCCGGTCGCGCCGCCCAGACCGCCGATGCGGTGTCTCGCGCCTATGTCGGCCAGACCGTCGCCCAGATGGAAAAGACGTTGATCCTGGACACCCTGACCCATTGTCTCGGCAACCGGACCCATGCGGCCAACATCCTGGGCATCTCGATCCGGACCCTGCGCAACAAGTTGAACGAATACGCCGACGAGGGCACGCAGATCATGGCCCCCCAGACCGGCATCGCCACCGCCGGCTACGGCGTGAGCGCGGCCTAG
- the fliN gene encoding flagellar motor switch protein FliN, translating to MMADDLALEEFPDSTALATIDDTGDKSASDLVTVFDVPVNISAVLGKAHMTVAQLLKLNRGSVLELDRKVGEAIDIFVNNRLVARGEVVVVEDRLGVTMTEIVKTEDSNA from the coding sequence CTGATGGCCGACGATCTTGCCCTTGAGGAGTTTCCGGACTCCACCGCCCTGGCGACCATCGACGACACCGGGGACAAGTCCGCTTCTGACCTGGTGACGGTCTTCGATGTGCCGGTCAACATCTCGGCCGTGCTGGGCAAGGCCCACATGACGGTCGCCCAGCTGCTCAAGCTCAATCGTGGCTCGGTGCTCGAGCTCGACCGCAAGGTCGGCGAGGCCATCGACATCTTCGTCAACAACCGTCTGGTCGCCCGCGGGGAGGTCGTCGTCGTCGAGGATCGTCTCGGCGTGACCATGACGGAAATCGTCAAGACCGAGGATTCGAACGCCTAG